Proteins co-encoded in one Streptococcus parauberis NCFD 2020 genomic window:
- a CDS encoding glycoside hydrolase family 1 protein, translated as MEKFFWGNSVSSMQTEGGWNQGGKSLSVYDIREATDQLSDWHCANDNYNNYIEDFDYMKELGMNMYRFQISWSRVVKEGDGEFNEEGIAYYSQFIDDLLARGIEPMICLYHFDMPLHLAKDYNGFMSKYVKDAFIRYGKEMVDRFGDRVKYWITFNEQNIFHFREGFHISGYDQGDESIQDLYQIAHNVMICHAEIANYIHETTDAKIGGMLAYSEVYPASPRPEDIKVAREWDEFVNQTLIECYVNGNYSRQHLAYAKANAIDLGIIDGEMESLAKLKSDFMSFSYYSSTTISAKNIPEGTPPNFYLDFGKEANPYIESTEWEWQIDPLGFRDVLNKLYQRYKVPVFPIENGIGVRETWDGENPIQDDYRIDYHKDHIKAMFDSMTEDGVEVIGYLGWGLIDILSSKGDMEKRYGLVYVNRSNHDLKDMKRVPKKSFDWFKNMIASNGSSVFED; from the coding sequence ATGGAAAAATTCTTTTGGGGTAACTCAGTTTCAAGTATGCAAACTGAAGGTGGATGGAATCAAGGTGGCAAGAGTTTATCTGTCTATGATATTCGAGAAGCTACTGATCAATTAAGTGATTGGCATTGTGCCAATGACAACTATAATAATTACATTGAAGATTTTGACTACATGAAAGAACTTGGTATGAATATGTATCGATTCCAAATTTCTTGGTCACGTGTGGTTAAAGAAGGTGATGGTGAATTTAACGAGGAGGGGATTGCATATTATTCTCAGTTTATAGATGACTTACTTGCGCGTGGAATTGAACCGATGATTTGTCTCTATCATTTTGATATGCCATTACATTTAGCTAAAGATTACAATGGTTTTATGTCTAAATATGTAAAAGATGCATTCATCAGATATGGTAAAGAAATGGTCGATCGTTTTGGGGACAGGGTTAAGTATTGGATTACTTTTAACGAACAAAACATCTTCCATTTTAGAGAAGGCTTTCACATTTCTGGATATGATCAAGGTGATGAATCTATTCAGGATCTTTACCAAATTGCTCATAATGTCATGATTTGTCATGCTGAAATAGCCAATTATATCCACGAAACTACAGATGCTAAAATAGGTGGCATGTTAGCTTATTCTGAGGTGTACCCAGCTTCGCCTCGTCCAGAAGATATCAAGGTAGCAAGGGAATGGGATGAATTTGTTAATCAGACTTTAATTGAATGTTATGTCAATGGGAACTATTCTCGTCAGCATTTGGCCTATGCCAAAGCAAATGCTATTGATTTAGGTATTATCGACGGCGAAATGGAGAGTCTGGCTAAACTTAAGAGTGATTTCATGAGTTTTTCTTATTATAGTTCTACAACGATAAGTGCTAAGAATATCCCTGAAGGGACACCGCCAAACTTTTATCTGGACTTTGGTAAGGAGGCTAACCCTTATATTGAGTCTACAGAATGGGAATGGCAAATTGATCCACTTGGTTTCAGAGATGTCCTCAATAAACTCTATCAAAGATATAAAGTACCAGTTTTCCCAATTGAAAATGGGATTGGGGTTCGTGAAACTTGGGATGGTGAAAATCCAATTCAAGATGATTATCGTATTGATTATCACAAAGATCATATCAAAGCTATGTTTGATTCAATGACGGAAGATGGTGTCGAGGTAATTGGTTACCTTGGTTGGGGCTTGATTGATATTTTAAGTTCTAAAGGTGATATGGAAAAACGCTATGGCTTAGTTTATGTTAACCGTAGCAACCATGATTTAAAAGATATGAAACGAGTTCCTAAGAAGAGTTTTGATTGGTTCAAGAATATGATTGCTAGTAATGGCTCTTCAGTTTTTGAAGATTAA
- a CDS encoding PTS sugar transporter subunit IIC has protein sequence MEESKWGNFLEKFAEFSARLGNQIHLRTLRDAFTTIMPLFILAGLAVLLNNVVFTALFNGDVLAKFQTYGNMLTNGSLNIAGLLITPVIAYFLSQHRDFDKPISSSVVAISSLFVMLPMIKEVIPNGAEKAIEVSGLVTFKEIGTTGLFAGIIIGMLATEMFIKLTKNKHLRIRLGDDVPPAVGESFSTMIPLMLTVSFFALISALLLNLFNTDMVTLITNLVQEPLRRVNTSLFGYLLIYSTGNFLFTLGIHQSVINATLTEPLMLLNMNENMAAVQAGKEAPHILNSAFQTCYAQMGGTGGTFALVILVMLFIKYKPFKDIIKLSVGPGLFEINEPIIFGFPIVFNLPMMIPFVLSPVIGALIGYFATVVGFVKPLTVMVPWTTPPLISGFLASQGDIKVVLVQIIILIVTALFYWPFVIVAQKAAKKQAEIEGIVEEI, from the coding sequence ATGGAAGAAAGTAAATGGGGAAATTTTTTAGAAAAATTTGCTGAGTTCTCTGCAAGATTAGGGAATCAAATTCATCTAAGAACCTTACGTGATGCTTTTACAACTATTATGCCACTGTTTATTTTGGCTGGTTTAGCTGTTCTTTTAAATAATGTCGTGTTTACTGCCTTATTTAATGGAGATGTTTTAGCTAAATTTCAAACCTATGGGAACATGTTAACAAATGGCTCCCTAAACATTGCTGGTTTATTAATTACACCAGTTATTGCTTACTTTTTGTCACAACATCGTGATTTTGATAAGCCAATCAGTTCATCAGTTGTAGCGATATCATCATTATTTGTCATGTTGCCAATGATTAAAGAAGTGATTCCAAATGGAGCTGAAAAAGCAATTGAGGTTTCCGGGCTTGTCACTTTTAAAGAAATCGGAACAACTGGATTGTTTGCCGGTATTATTATTGGGATGCTAGCAACTGAAATGTTTATCAAATTAACCAAAAATAAACATTTGCGTATTAGACTAGGCGACGATGTTCCACCTGCAGTCGGTGAATCATTTTCAACAATGATTCCTTTGATGTTGACTGTTTCATTCTTTGCTTTAATCTCCGCATTGCTATTGAATTTGTTCAACACTGATATGGTGACCTTGATTACTAATTTGGTTCAAGAGCCGCTGCGCCGTGTCAATACTTCCTTATTTGGTTACTTATTAATATACTCTACTGGTAATTTCCTTTTCACCTTGGGGATTCACCAATCAGTAATCAATGCTACATTAACTGAACCCTTAATGCTTCTGAACATGAATGAAAATATGGCTGCTGTTCAGGCTGGTAAGGAAGCTCCGCACATTTTAAATTCTGCATTCCAAACATGTTATGCTCAAATGGGTGGTACAGGTGGAACTTTTGCATTGGTCATATTAGTCATGTTGTTTATCAAATATAAACCATTTAAAGATATCATTAAATTATCTGTTGGCCCAGGCTTATTTGAAATTAATGAACCAATCATATTTGGTTTCCCAATTGTCTTCAACCTTCCAATGATGATTCCTTTTGTTCTTAGTCCTGTTATTGGTGCTTTAATTGGTTATTTTGCAACTGTGGTAGGATTTGTGAAACCTTTAACGGTAATGGTTCCTTGGACTACACCACCATTAATCAGTGGTTTCCTCGCATCGCAAGGTGATATTAAAGTTGTTCTTGTGCAAATCATTATTTTAATTGTTACAGCATTATTTTACTGGCCATTTGTCATTGTTGCTCAAAAAGCAGCTAAAAAACAAGCTGAAATAGAAGGAATTGTGGAGGAAATCTAA
- a CDS encoding ADP-ribosylglycohydrolase family protein gives MLGAVVGDVIGSRFEWNNHKSKDFQLFTEDCHLTDDSLMTLAVAEALMKSKEDFSDLSEVVIHSMQKLGRKYPHAGFGSRFYQWLNEQNPQPYGSFGNGAAMRISPVALAASSLEEAIILSKEVTKVSHNHPEAIKGAEAVTAAVYLAKAGKSKEDILEYTLDHYYQIDFSLDEIRETYGFDVSCQGSVPQALQAFYESTDFEDSIRNAISIGGDSDTIAAITGSISGVYYGIPDQLISQTETNLDSCLGHIMKQFDAYIATM, from the coding sequence ATGTTAGGAGCAGTTGTAGGTGATGTGATTGGTTCACGTTTTGAATGGAACAATCACAAATCAAAAGATTTTCAACTATTTACAGAAGATTGCCATCTAACTGATGATAGTCTGATGACGCTAGCAGTTGCTGAGGCACTAATGAAGAGCAAAGAGGACTTTTCGGATTTATCAGAAGTAGTCATTCATTCGATGCAAAAACTAGGTCGAAAATATCCTCACGCCGGATTTGGTTCACGATTTTATCAATGGTTAAATGAACAGAATCCTCAACCTTATGGCAGTTTTGGTAATGGTGCAGCAATGAGAATTTCTCCTGTAGCTCTGGCTGCCTCTTCCTTAGAAGAAGCTATCATTCTGTCGAAAGAAGTAACAAAGGTCAGCCATAATCATCCTGAGGCAATTAAAGGGGCAGAGGCAGTAACTGCCGCAGTCTATCTAGCAAAAGCAGGAAAATCGAAAGAAGATATTTTAGAATACACTTTGGATCATTACTATCAGATTGATTTTAGTTTAGATGAAATTAGAGAGACTTATGGCTTTGATGTATCCTGTCAAGGCTCTGTCCCACAAGCATTACAAGCCTTTTATGAATCCACTGATTTTGAAGACTCTATCAGAAATGCAATCTCGATAGGAGGAGACTCTGATACAATTGCAGCCATCACGGGATCAATTTCTGGAGTCTATTATGGAATACCTGATCAGTTAATTAGTCAAACTGAAACTAATCTTGACTCCTGCTTAGGGCATATAATGAAGCAGTTTGATGCTTATATTGCGACTATGTAA
- the guaA gene encoding glutamine-hydrolyzing GMP synthase, giving the protein MTEISILNDIQKIIVLDYGSQYNQLIARRIREFGVFSELKSHKITAKELKEINPIGIVLSGGPNSVYAENAFAIDPEIFELGIPILGICYGMQLITHTLGGKVVPAGQAGNREYGQSTLRLRAESKLFAGTPEEQLVLMSHGDAVTEIPEGFYLVGDSNDCPYAAIENTERNFYGIQFHPEVRHSVYGNDILKNFAVSICGARGDWSMDNFIDMQIDNIRKQVGDKKVLLGLSGGVDSSVVGVLLQKAIGDQLTCIFVDHGLLRKDEGDQVMGMLGGKFGLNIIRVDAKNRFLDLLAGVDDPEKKRKIIGNEFVYVFDDEASKLKGVDFLAQGTLYTDIIESGTETAQTIKSHHNVGGLPEDMQFELIEPLNTLFKDEVRALGIALGMPEHIVWRQPFPGPGLAIRVMGAITEEKLEIVRESDAILREEIAAAGLDRDVWQYFTVNTGVRSVGVMGDGRTYDYTIAIRAITSIDGMTADFAQLPWDVLKKISVRIVNEVDHVNRIVYDITSKPPATVEWE; this is encoded by the coding sequence ATGACTGAAATTTCAATTTTGAATGATATTCAAAAAATTATTGTTCTTGATTATGGTAGTCAGTACAACCAATTAATTGCACGACGTATTCGTGAATTTGGTGTGTTTTCTGAATTAAAGAGCCATAAAATCACTGCTAAAGAACTTAAAGAGATTAATCCAATCGGTATTGTCCTATCTGGTGGGCCTAATTCCGTTTATGCTGAGAATGCTTTTGCTATTGACCCAGAAATTTTTGAACTTGGTATTCCAATCCTCGGAATCTGTTACGGTATGCAATTAATTACTCACACGTTGGGTGGTAAAGTTGTTCCTGCAGGTCAAGCTGGTAACCGTGAGTATGGACAATCAACTCTTCGCTTACGTGCTGAGTCAAAACTTTTTGCAGGTACTCCTGAAGAACAACTAGTATTAATGAGTCATGGTGATGCTGTTACAGAAATTCCAGAAGGTTTCTACCTTGTGGGAGATTCAAACGATTGCCCTTATGCAGCTATTGAAAATACTGAACGTAACTTTTATGGCATCCAGTTCCACCCAGAAGTAAGACATTCTGTATATGGTAACGATATCCTTAAAAACTTCGCTGTTTCTATCTGTGGAGCGCGTGGTGACTGGTCAATGGATAACTTCATTGATATGCAAATTGATAATATTCGCAAGCAAGTTGGTGACAAAAAAGTCCTTCTTGGTTTATCAGGTGGTGTTGACTCTTCAGTTGTTGGCGTTCTTTTACAAAAAGCTATTGGCGACCAATTAACATGTATTTTTGTTGATCACGGTCTTCTTCGTAAAGATGAGGGTGACCAAGTTATGGGAATGCTTGGTGGTAAATTTGGTCTTAATATCATCCGTGTGGATGCTAAAAATAGATTCTTAGATTTACTAGCTGGTGTTGATGATCCTGAGAAAAAACGTAAGATTATCGGTAATGAATTTGTTTACGTCTTTGACGATGAAGCTAGCAAATTGAAAGGTGTAGACTTCCTTGCACAAGGAACACTGTATACTGATATCATCGAATCTGGCACAGAAACAGCCCAAACAATCAAATCACACCATAATGTCGGTGGTCTTCCAGAAGATATGCAATTTGAATTGATTGAACCTTTAAATACTTTGTTTAAGGATGAAGTGCGTGCGCTTGGTATCGCTCTTGGAATGCCAGAACATATCGTTTGGCGTCAGCCATTCCCTGGCCCAGGCTTAGCCATTCGCGTCATGGGTGCTATCACTGAAGAAAAATTGGAAATAGTCCGTGAATCAGATGCCATCTTGCGCGAAGAGATCGCCGCAGCTGGACTTGACCGCGATGTATGGCAATACTTCACTGTTAATACTGGCGTTCGTTCGGTTGGTGTTATGGGAGACGGTCGTACATATGACTATACTATTGCTATCCGTGCTATCACTTCAATCGACGGCATGACAGCAGACTTCGCACAACTACCATGGGATGTTCTTAAAAAGATTTCAGTCCGCATCGTAAACGAAGTTGACCACGTCAACCGCATCGTCTATGACATCACAAGCAAACCACCAGCAACGGTTGAATGGGAATAA
- a CDS encoding glutathione peroxidase: MTSLYDFTVKDQHGEDISLSQFQGKVLLIVNTATGCGLTPQYQGLQELYDQYVDKGFVILDFPCNQFAGQAPGNAEEINDFCSLNYQTTFPRFAKVNVNGKEADQMYVWLKAQKKGLLGKAIEWNFAKFLIDKYGQVVKRYSSKTAPQEIRQDLEILLKD; encoded by the coding sequence ATGACATCACTTTATGATTTTACAGTTAAAGACCAACATGGAGAGGACATTTCCCTTAGTCAGTTTCAAGGTAAGGTACTTCTCATCGTCAATACAGCAACGGGCTGTGGTTTGACTCCCCAATACCAAGGTCTCCAGGAACTTTACGATCAGTATGTCGACAAAGGTTTTGTGATTTTAGACTTTCCTTGTAATCAATTTGCTGGGCAAGCACCTGGTAATGCCGAAGAAATTAATGACTTTTGTAGTCTCAATTACCAAACAACTTTTCCTAGATTCGCTAAGGTAAATGTGAATGGTAAAGAAGCAGACCAAATGTATGTCTGGTTAAAAGCTCAAAAGAAGGGGCTACTAGGTAAAGCAATTGAATGGAACTTCGCCAAATTTCTGATTGACAAATACGGCCAAGTCGTAAAACGTTATTCCTCTAAGACCGCCCCTCAAGAGATTCGTCAGGATTTAGAAATTTTATTAAAGGACTAG
- a CDS encoding PTS cellobiose transporter subunit IIB: protein MKKVMIFCNAGMSSSLMAKKASDLLKVKGKDIHVDATTTSDSKNIVNKDEYDLYLVSPQTKMYFKPITEYAKLHHKPVDNIPFNAYIPTPAGLEKLTGIILSHID, encoded by the coding sequence ATGAAAAAAGTAATGATATTTTGTAATGCCGGAATGTCGTCATCTTTGATGGCTAAGAAAGCAAGTGATTTATTAAAAGTAAAGGGAAAAGATATTCATGTTGATGCTACAACAACAAGTGATTCAAAAAATATAGTGAATAAGGATGAATACGACTTATATTTGGTTAGTCCTCAAACCAAAATGTATTTCAAACCAATCACGGAATATGCTAAGCTTCATCATAAACCAGTCGATAATATTCCATTTAATGCCTATATACCAACACCAGCTGGTTTAGAAAAGCTAACAGGAATTATTCTTTCTCATATTGATTAA
- a CDS encoding helix-turn-helix transcriptional regulator, translating to MPSKRETSPTKSREVRVLGKLYSNFTAACRELNATPKKVITVANRLNISRDEALEKVTQGFELSPGPIFEIKERRDPSKLNNRIFNLRMELGETDRQFAERFNISLSSVSHWEIGRSKPNVTILKEMAELAGQSFEEFYFGN from the coding sequence ATGCCAAGCAAGAGAGAGACATCTCCAACTAAGTCCCGTGAAGTGAGAGTTTTAGGGAAACTTTATTCTAATTTCACTGCAGCTTGTCGGGAGCTAAATGCAACACCGAAGAAAGTCATTACAGTGGCTAATCGTTTGAATATCTCACGCGACGAGGCCCTGGAAAAAGTAACTCAAGGATTCGAGTTGAGTCCTGGCCCAATTTTTGAAATAAAAGAAAGACGCGATCCATCAAAACTTAATAATCGAATCTTCAACTTAAGAATGGAACTTGGCGAAACAGATCGTCAGTTTGCTGAACGATTTAACATCTCCTTATCCTCTGTTAGTCACTGGGAAATTGGTCGCTCAAAACCAAATGTAACTATCCTAAAGGAAATGGCTGAATTAGCAGGCCAGAGTTTTGAAGAGTTTTATTTTGGGAATTAA
- a CDS encoding peptide MFS transporter has protein sequence MNQTDTKTFFGHPRGLSTLFFTEMWERFSYYGMRAILLYYMYYSVADGGLGFDKATAASIMAIYGSLVYLSSVLGGYISDRILGSRKTVLYGGILIMLGHIALATPFGKTALFFSIALIIFGTGLLKPNVSDMVGSLYAEKDLRRDAGFSIFVFGINLGAFIAPALVGYLGQEVNFHLGFSLAAVGMLLGLIQYVRDGNKYLSPDSLVPSDPLSATEKSSLIKKAVAALVAITLVLLLLQVTGLLSVDLVINFFTIVAIVIPIYYFVSILKSKKITSEERSHVFAYIPLFIASILFWSIEEQGAVVLALFADEQTRLYFTFFGHHINFPSSYFQSINPLFIMLYVPIFAWMWAKLGSKQPSSAKKFSFGLMASGLSFVWMAIPVMLFGSQARVSPMWLIMSWAIVIVGEMLISPIGLSVTNKLAPKAFKAQMMSIWFLSNASAQALNAQFVKFYTDHTEIAYFAIVGGITILFGFLLLFYVPKIDNLINE, from the coding sequence ATGAATCAGACAGATACAAAAACATTTTTTGGACACCCTCGTGGTTTGTCCACTCTTTTTTTCACTGAAATGTGGGAAAGATTTTCTTACTATGGTATGCGAGCAATTTTGCTTTATTACATGTACTACAGTGTTGCGGATGGTGGGTTAGGATTTGATAAAGCGACCGCAGCATCGATTATGGCTATTTATGGCTCACTTGTTTACCTATCCTCAGTTTTGGGCGGCTATATTAGTGACCGTATTTTAGGTAGTCGTAAAACTGTTTTATATGGTGGAATTTTAATTATGCTTGGTCACATAGCCCTTGCAACGCCATTCGGCAAAACTGCCCTTTTCTTTTCAATTGCCTTAATCATTTTTGGGACTGGTTTACTTAAGCCAAACGTTTCAGATATGGTGGGGAGTCTATACGCCGAAAAGGATTTGCGTCGTGATGCTGGTTTCAGTATCTTTGTTTTTGGAATTAACTTAGGCGCTTTTATTGCTCCTGCATTAGTTGGTTATCTTGGGCAAGAAGTTAACTTCCACCTTGGCTTTTCACTAGCAGCCGTTGGGATGTTACTTGGTCTCATCCAGTACGTCCGTGATGGCAATAAATACCTATCACCAGACAGTTTGGTCCCAAGTGACCCTTTATCAGCAACTGAGAAATCTTCCTTAATCAAGAAAGCAGTTGCTGCTCTGGTTGCTATTACACTTGTTCTACTTCTACTTCAAGTGACTGGTTTATTGTCAGTTGATTTAGTCATCAATTTCTTTACTATTGTCGCAATTGTCATTCCAATTTATTATTTCGTGTCAATTCTCAAAAGTAAGAAAATTACAAGTGAAGAGCGTTCACACGTCTTTGCCTACATTCCACTCTTTATTGCCTCAATTCTCTTTTGGTCAATTGAAGAGCAAGGCGCCGTTGTCTTAGCCCTATTCGCTGATGAACAAACTCGCCTCTACTTCACCTTCTTTGGCCACCACATCAACTTCCCATCTTCATACTTCCAAAGTATCAACCCACTCTTTATTATGCTCTACGTGCCAATTTTTGCGTGGATGTGGGCTAAACTTGGAAGCAAACAACCCTCATCAGCCAAAAAGTTCTCTTTTGGTTTAATGGCCTCAGGCTTATCATTTGTTTGGATGGCAATTCCAGTTATGCTCTTTGGAAGCCAAGCCAGAGTTAGTCCAATGTGGTTAATTATGAGTTGGGCAATTGTTATTGTCGGTGAAATGCTTATCTCACCAATTGGCTTGTCAGTTACAAATAAGCTAGCGCCTAAAGCATTTAAAGCTCAGATGATGTCGATTTGGTTCTTGAGTAATGCATCAGCTCAGGCCCTTAATGCTCAATTCGTTAAATTCTATACAGATCACACTGAGATAGCCTATTTTGCAATAGTTGGTGGTATAACCATCCTATTTGGTTTCTTATTACTATTTTATGTACCAAAAATTGATAACTTAATTAATGAATAA
- a CDS encoding GntR family transcriptional regulator: MTQYEKIANDIRKQILNESYKKDCLIPDQFELANHYQVSRMTIQKAINLLKIEGFLYTKRGKGTYVTFPPLQQDKYGTDVGTIVGTSSYYSNQGNMTSKVISFETRLPVPEEMDKLKLLSNQTVFDIIRLRYLNNEPFHLEYSIYPCHIIPGLNGHILDQSIYRYIIEELDLQIGSGIRQIRADKPDNFDQIYLECAKDDPVLEIEQVVFLKDGRPFEYSQTRAKYTKASVNYIDFR, encoded by the coding sequence ATGACACAGTATGAAAAGATTGCTAACGATATTCGGAAACAGATATTGAATGAAAGCTATAAAAAAGATTGTCTTATTCCGGACCAGTTTGAATTAGCCAACCATTATCAGGTCAGTCGAATGACGATTCAAAAAGCTATTAATCTGCTTAAGATTGAAGGTTTTTTGTATACCAAAAGAGGTAAGGGAACCTATGTAACCTTTCCACCGTTACAGCAAGATAAGTATGGTACTGATGTCGGAACGATCGTAGGCACATCAAGCTATTATTCCAATCAAGGTAATATGACAAGTAAAGTGATATCTTTTGAAACACGTTTACCAGTCCCTGAAGAAATGGATAAGTTAAAACTCTTATCAAATCAAACAGTCTTTGATATTATCAGATTAAGGTATTTAAATAATGAACCATTTCATTTAGAATATTCTATTTATCCATGTCATATAATTCCTGGATTAAATGGTCACATACTAGATCAATCTATTTACAGATACATTATTGAAGAATTAGATTTACAAATTGGCTCAGGCATTCGACAGATTAGAGCAGATAAACCCGATAATTTTGATCAGATATATTTAGAATGTGCCAAGGATGATCCTGTATTAGAAATCGAACAAGTTGTCTTTCTCAAAGATGGCAGGCCCTTTGAATATTCCCAAACACGCGCAAAATATACCAAAGCATCAGTAAACTATATTGATTTCAGATAG
- a CDS encoding DUF554 domain-containing protein codes for MFALGTLIDASAILFAGIVGKYFGRQLNERHQESLSMATGVSVLFIGISGAMSGMLQMSKESLISGGSMLVVACLALGALIGEVINIEGAFEKFGQWLKVKSGNSKDPDFVNAFVVATLTVCIGAMAVIGPLQDGISGDISLLLTKSVLDFIIVIVLSSSLGKGAVFSAFPVLIIQGAITAFAHILKPIMTDGALANISLVGSILIFCVGLNIVFGKRIRVANMLPALVFAASVAYF; via the coding sequence ATGTTTGCCTTAGGAACATTAATTGATGCATCTGCAATTTTATTTGCAGGGATTGTTGGTAAATATTTTGGACGACAACTCAATGAGCGCCATCAAGAAAGCTTGAGTATGGCTACTGGTGTCAGTGTCCTCTTCATTGGCATTTCTGGTGCTATGTCGGGTATGTTGCAGATGTCTAAAGAGTCTTTAATTAGTGGTGGTAGCATGTTAGTTGTTGCTTGCTTAGCATTGGGCGCTCTGATTGGTGAAGTCATTAATATTGAAGGCGCCTTTGAGAAATTTGGTCAATGGCTGAAAGTCAAAAGTGGCAATTCCAAGGATCCTGATTTTGTAAACGCCTTTGTTGTGGCGACTTTGACAGTTTGCATTGGTGCTATGGCTGTTATCGGACCGCTTCAAGATGGTATCAGTGGCGATATCAGTTTACTCTTAACCAAGAGTGTCTTAGATTTTATCATTGTTATAGTCTTATCATCATCGCTTGGAAAAGGTGCCGTTTTTTCAGCCTTTCCAGTCCTCATCATCCAAGGTGCTATTACTGCTTTTGCTCATATTTTAAAACCTATTATGACTGACGGAGCACTAGCCAATATCTCACTGGTCGGCTCAATCCTTATCTTTTGTGTTGGGTTGAATATTGTCTTTGGCAAACGAATACGTGTAGCAAATATGCTACCAGCCTTAGTCTTCGCAGCATCTGTTGCATACTTTTAA
- a CDS encoding cation:proton antiporter, with translation MQELLHITIILFASLLATQFSGRIGIPAVVGQLLVGILISPAVLNLVHQGELIHFLSELGVILLMFLAGMEANLELLKRYLKPSLVVAISGVIIPVAAFYLVTLAMGYQAHTAIFYGIVFAATSVSITVEVLQEYNKVKTNTGAVILGAAVADDIIAVLLLSFFISSSKSDSGSSNQLIFEVLGQLAFLLFLIALVKYIVPAIFKFVNKFDNFEKNTFLALLLCFTTALLANIVGMSAVIGSFFAGLAIGQTKYATEIEHETSIFAYIFFIPIFFASIALPLKLDGIISNLPIIVLFTVLAVATKLIPCYMVGRSFKFSKMDALTIGGGMVSRGEMALIIVQIGLADKLISSHTYSELVIVVILSTIIAPFILKQSFKTKKA, from the coding sequence ATGCAAGAACTTTTACATATTACGATTATTTTATTTGCTAGTCTCCTAGCGACCCAATTCTCAGGTCGAATCGGTATTCCTGCCGTTGTAGGGCAATTACTTGTTGGCATTCTGATTAGTCCCGCTGTGCTCAATCTTGTCCATCAAGGGGAATTAATTCATTTTCTATCTGAATTAGGTGTTATCTTACTGATGTTTCTGGCTGGGATGGAGGCTAACTTAGAATTACTTAAAAGATACCTCAAGCCAAGTCTTGTTGTAGCTATCTCCGGTGTAATCATACCTGTTGCAGCCTTTTACTTGGTAACTTTAGCAATGGGTTATCAAGCACATACTGCAATATTTTACGGTATTGTATTTGCGGCGACCAGTGTTTCTATCACTGTGGAAGTTCTTCAAGAATATAACAAAGTCAAGACCAATACAGGGGCAGTTATTTTAGGTGCTGCTGTGGCAGATGATATCATTGCAGTGCTACTTCTTAGCTTCTTTATCTCAAGTAGTAAATCCGATTCTGGATCATCAAATCAACTGATTTTTGAAGTACTAGGACAACTTGCTTTTCTTTTATTTCTAATTGCCTTGGTCAAATACATCGTTCCAGCCATTTTTAAATTTGTAAACAAGTTTGATAACTTTGAGAAAAATACTTTCTTAGCCTTACTCCTCTGTTTTACTACGGCACTACTTGCTAATATCGTTGGCATGTCTGCAGTTATTGGTTCTTTCTTCGCGGGACTTGCCATCGGACAGACTAAATATGCTACTGAGATTGAGCACGAAACCTCAATTTTTGCCTACATCTTTTTCATTCCGATTTTCTTCGCCTCAATTGCTCTGCCATTAAAACTAGACGGCATCATTAGCAACTTACCGATAATCGTCCTCTTCACAGTCCTGGCCGTCGCAACTAAACTGATTCCCTGCTATATGGTTGGGCGTTCCTTTAAATTTTCGAAAATGGATGCTCTAACAATTGGTGGAGGGATGGTCAGCCGAGGAGAAATGGCTTTGATTATTGTACAAATTGGCTTAGCTGACAAACTGATTTCAAGCCACACCTATTCAGAACTGGTCATTGTAGTCATCCTCTCTACAATTATTGCACCATTTATACTGAAGCAATCCTTTAAAACAAAGAAAGCCTAA